Proteins encoded by one window of Mercenaria mercenaria strain notata chromosome 4, MADL_Memer_1, whole genome shotgun sequence:
- the LOC123552124 gene encoding uncharacterized protein LOC123552124, producing MTAYKFTSHRQLREALNSVEKVQKKNIDEYSWGHLNEKNLFKPPLHLKEGGGRIWKSSKKKKTVVKDTDLVPGLSTYRQKQQKDNGKEMKDVLYEFSLGTMASVPMPSPNRTEITPRREIINSFRKEATDVSRVSEDSRKSRVDSGKSLYSQLDDGVLVEELGNQELMVKSPRLQPSYFPPTRSRPGDPDYDIMADLTQTLDAEGYLTLKHSFLPSFTSGVTKSDQFNKLKQFEDTVLKKQECRETKVLSGVKAVAHLERRLEEELEVMNLGGIGPNFHKLQVFSNNFEDLIDETPTFGYMLKCIKSEYDNYITKLLDSQTPQHSRLLRDQVQQMSARGTSRPQELGEAKKRVDKFENEAKTLLEENQKLRQQVQEEEERLANAPEPEPQAIQVVNLFVDDTPVELADELEHGKALILEKLDALNDLRRKLRQEYVPLTVCTHLEQCIKETEIEVQKLLKQNEYYERSNNEMETELKDSIQNADTSERDARRIWKKVNSLRGLPRVNLTREEGAVEDSDDEEDDETKWNWYIS from the exons ATGACAGCCTACAAGTTTACATCACATAGGCAGCTGAGGGAAGCTCTCAACAGTGTTGAGAAGGTTCAGAagaagaatatagatgaatactCTTGGGGTCATCTCAATGAGAAGAATCTTTTTAAGCCCCCTTTGCACCTGAAGGAGGGTGGAGGGAGAATATGGAAGTcttcaaaaaagaagaaaactgttGTAAAGGATACAGACTTGGTTCCAGGCTTATCAACATAcagacaaaaacaacaaaaagacaatggaaaagaaatgaaagatgtTCTTTATGAATTTAGTCTTGGGACTATGGCAAGTGTCCCTATGCCATCCCCAAATAGAACAGAAATAACACCTAGGCGTGAAATAATAAACAGCTTTCGTAAAGAAGCAACAGATGTAAGCAGAGTCTCAGAGGATAGCAGAAAGTCCAGGGTTGACTCAGGAAAATCTCTGTACTCCCAGTTAGACGACGGTGTCCTTGTTGAAGAATTAGGAAATCAGGAGTTAATGGTCAAGTCACCTCGCTTGCAACCAAGTTATTTTCCTCCCACTAGGTCAAGGCCTGGTGATCCAGACTATGATATCATGGCAGATCTCACACAGACTTTAGATGCTGAAGGCTATTTGACACTGAAACATTCCTTCTTGCCATCATTTACATCAGGTGTCACAAAATCAGATCAGTTTAATAAGCTAAAGCAGTTTGAGGATACAGTGTTAAAGAAGCAGGAATGCAGagaaacaaaagttttgtcaggAGTTAAAGCTGTGGCACACCTTGAAAGGAGACTTGAAGAA GAATTAGAGGTGATGAACCTGGGTGGTATAGGACCTAACTTTCACAAGTTGCAGGTGTTCAGTAACAACTTTGAAGATCTTATTGATGAAACACCAACTTTTGGATACATGCTTAAATGCATTAAG TCAGAGTATGATAATTATATCACAAAGTTGTTAGACAGTCAGACACCACAGCACAGTCGACTTTTACGTGATCAGGTACAGCAGATGTCGGCACGTGGAACTTCACGACCACAGGAACTGGGCGAGGCTAAGAAAAGAGTAGACAAGTTTGAAAATGAAGCAAAAACTCTTCTGGAAGAAAATCAAAA ATTACGACAGCAGGTTCAGGAAGAAGAGGAGAGGTTGGCAAATGCTCCGGAACCtg AGCCGCAAGCCATACAAGTGGTCAATCTGTTTGTGGATGACACTCCGGTTGAGTTGGCCGATGAGCTGGAGCACGGTAAAGCTTTGATTCTGGAGAAACTGGATGCACTGAATGACCTTCGCAGAAAACTCCGTCAGGAGTATGTGCCACTGACTGTATGCACACATCTAGAACAGTGTATCAAAGAAACAGAG ATAGAGGTCCAGAAACTGTTGAAGCAGAATGAATATTATGAACGTAGCAACAATGAGATGGAAACAGAGCTGAAAGATTCTATTCAGAATGCTGACACCAGTGAGAGAGATGCAAG GCGCATATGGAAGAAAGTGAACTCGCTGAGGGGACTGCCACGTGTAAATCTGACAAGAGAGGAGGGAGCTGTCGAGGACAGCGATGATGAGGAGGATGACGAGACAAAATGGAACTGGTACATCTCGTAA